In the genome of Pseudomonas sp. HS6, one region contains:
- the fnr gene encoding fumarate/nitrate reduction transcriptional regulator Fnr: protein MSEPVKLRAHNQANCKDCSLAPLCLPLSLNLEDMDALDEIVKRGRPLKKGEFLFRQGDTFDSVYAVRSGALKTFSLSDTGEEQLTGFHLPSELVGLSGMDTEKHPVSAQALETTSVCEIPFERLDELALQLPQLRRQLMRVMSREIRDDQQMMLLLSKKTADERIATFLVNLSARFRARGFSANQFRLSMSRNEIGNYLGLAVETVSRVFTRFQQNELIAAEGKEIHILDPIQLCALAGGSLEV, encoded by the coding sequence ATGTCCGAGCCAGTTAAACTGCGCGCTCACAACCAGGCTAATTGCAAGGATTGCAGCCTGGCCCCTCTCTGCCTGCCACTTTCGCTGAATCTGGAAGACATGGATGCGCTGGACGAAATCGTTAAACGTGGCCGCCCGTTGAAAAAGGGTGAGTTCCTGTTCCGCCAGGGCGACACCTTCGATTCCGTTTATGCAGTACGCTCCGGCGCCCTGAAGACCTTCAGCCTGAGCGATACCGGCGAAGAACAACTGACCGGTTTCCACCTGCCGAGCGAACTGGTGGGCCTGTCCGGCATGGACACCGAGAAACACCCGGTTTCCGCCCAGGCCCTGGAAACCACCTCGGTCTGCGAGATTCCGTTTGAACGCCTCGACGAACTGGCCCTGCAATTGCCGCAGCTGCGCCGTCAGTTGATGCGCGTCATGAGCCGGGAAATCCGTGACGACCAGCAAATGATGTTGCTGCTGTCGAAGAAAACCGCCGACGAGCGCATCGCCACGTTCCTGGTCAACCTGTCGGCGCGTTTCCGCGCTCGCGGGTTCTCGGCCAACCAGTTCCGCCTGAGCATGTCGCGCAATGAAATCGGCAACTATCTGGGGCTGGCGGTGGAAACCGTGTCCCGGGTCTTCACCCGCTTCCAGCAGAACGAACTGATCGCCGCCGAAGGCAAGGAAATCCACATCCTCGACCCGATCCAGCTCTGCGCTCTGGCCGGCGGCTCGCTCGAAGTCTGA
- a CDS encoding adenine phosphoribosyltransferase: MVFDSFDIKSLIRPVIDFPKPGVIFRDITPLFQSPNALRLVMDSFAQRYVEADFTHIGAMDARGFLIGSVLAYQLNKPLVLFRKQGKLPADVLAEGYATEYGEAFLEVHADSLCEGDSVVMFDDLIATGGTLIAAANLIRRMGARVHEAAAIIDLPELGGSQRLEDMGIPTFCLTQFALTDK; the protein is encoded by the coding sequence ATGGTCTTCGACTCCTTCGACATCAAATCCCTGATCCGCCCCGTGATCGATTTCCCGAAACCGGGCGTGATCTTTCGCGACATTACCCCGCTGTTCCAGTCGCCCAACGCCCTGCGCCTGGTGATGGACAGCTTCGCCCAGCGCTATGTGGAAGCCGACTTCACCCACATCGGCGCGATGGATGCGCGGGGCTTCCTGATCGGTTCGGTGCTGGCGTATCAGTTAAACAAGCCTCTGGTGCTGTTCCGCAAGCAAGGCAAACTGCCGGCGGACGTGCTGGCCGAAGGTTATGCGACCGAGTACGGCGAAGCGTTCCTCGAAGTGCACGCCGACAGCCTGTGTGAAGGCGATTCGGTGGTGATGTTCGATGACCTGATCGCCACCGGCGGCACGCTGATCGCGGCGGCCAACCTGATCCGCCGCATGGGCGCCCGTGTTCATGAAGCGGCGGCGATCATCGACCTGCCGGAGCTGGGTGGTTCGCAGCGTCTTGAGGACATGGGCATTCCTACGTTCTGCCTGACGCAGTTTGCGTTGACTGATAAATAA
- a CDS encoding ABC transporter substrate-binding protein, whose protein sequence is MRWAVGALLGLSLSAMASQPPLRFVVADSWAMPMVQIERGRPTQGILYDVMLSLATQVGVPAQFHVLPRTRVQNAMEHGEVDVRCYAAQSWLPNLSGDYIWSIPLFFQRDLLISRQDQPPNVDPTQLPRQSIGTVLGYSYPTLQPLFDADRLWREDARNQEQVLDKLLAGRYRYAVSNQWTLDWFNQRLLPGQQLQGVAVLQEQQVGCYVRNDPDVPVQRILRTLLRMKMSGEIDDIIRLYTGAPESAP, encoded by the coding sequence ATGCGGTGGGCCGTGGGGGCATTACTGGGATTGAGCCTGAGCGCGATGGCGTCGCAACCGCCGCTGCGCTTCGTCGTTGCTGACAGCTGGGCGATGCCGATGGTGCAGATCGAACGCGGCCGCCCGACCCAGGGCATCCTCTACGACGTGATGCTCAGCCTGGCGACCCAGGTCGGCGTGCCGGCACAATTTCACGTCCTGCCCCGCACCAGGGTGCAGAACGCCATGGAACACGGCGAAGTCGACGTGCGCTGCTATGCCGCCCAATCGTGGCTGCCGAACCTGTCCGGGGATTACATCTGGAGCATTCCGCTGTTCTTCCAGCGCGACCTGCTGATCAGCCGTCAGGATCAACCGCCCAACGTCGATCCGACCCAACTGCCCCGCCAGTCGATCGGCACCGTGCTCGGCTACAGCTACCCCACGCTGCAACCGCTGTTTGACGCCGACCGGTTATGGCGCGAAGACGCACGCAACCAGGAACAGGTCCTGGACAAGCTGCTGGCCGGCCGTTACCGCTACGCCGTGAGCAATCAATGGACGCTGGACTGGTTCAACCAGCGCCTGTTGCCGGGGCAACAACTGCAGGGAGTGGCGGTGTTGCAGGAGCAGCAGGTCGGTTGCTACGTCCGCAACGACCCGGACGTGCCGGTGCAGCGAATATTGAGGACGTTGCTGCGGATGAAAATGTCGGGGGAGATTGATGACATTATCCGGTTGTATACCGGTGCCCCAGAAAGCGCGCCATAA
- the hemN gene encoding oxygen-independent coproporphyrinogen III oxidase produces MLDAIRWDTDLIRRYDLAGPRYTSYPTAVQFNSQVGTFDLFHALRDSRKALRPLSLYVHVPFCANICYYCACNKVITKDRGRALPYLQRLEQEIQLIACHLDPAQKVEQLHFGGGTPTFLSHDELRQLMAHLRKHFNLLDDDSGDYGIEIDPREADWSTMGLLRELGFNRVSIGLQDLDPAVQRAVNRLQSLEETRAVIDAARTLQFRSINIDLIYGLPKQTPENFARTVEEVISLQPDRLSVFNYAHLPERFMPQRRINGNELPSPTQKLEMLQRTIEQLTAAGYRYIGMDHFALPDDELAIAQEESTLQRNFQGYTTHGHCDLIGLGVSAISQIGDLYCQNSSDLNQYQNTLAGAQLATSRGLVCNTDDRLRRVVIQQLICNFSLDFAEIERSFNIDFQGYFGALWPQLQGMAKDGLIELDRERISVLPAGRLLVRSVCMVFDAYLEQQNRQRFSRVI; encoded by the coding sequence ATGCTCGACGCCATTCGTTGGGACACCGATTTGATCCGCCGCTACGACCTGGCGGGGCCGCGCTACACCTCGTATCCGACGGCCGTGCAATTCAACAGTCAGGTCGGCACCTTCGACCTGTTCCACGCCCTGCGCGACAGCCGCAAGGCGCTACGCCCGTTGTCGCTGTACGTGCACGTGCCGTTCTGCGCCAACATTTGCTACTACTGCGCCTGCAACAAGGTCATCACCAAGGATCGCGGCCGCGCCCTGCCGTATCTGCAACGGCTCGAGCAGGAAATCCAGCTGATCGCCTGCCACCTCGACCCGGCGCAGAAAGTCGAGCAACTGCACTTCGGCGGCGGCACCCCAACCTTTCTAAGCCACGACGAATTGCGGCAACTGATGGCGCACCTGCGCAAACACTTCAATCTGCTGGATGACGATTCTGGCGATTACGGCATCGAGATCGACCCACGCGAAGCCGACTGGTCGACCATGGGCCTGCTGCGCGAACTGGGCTTCAACCGGGTCAGCATCGGCTTGCAGGATCTCGACCCGGCGGTGCAACGCGCAGTCAATCGCCTGCAAAGCCTGGAAGAAACCCGCGCGGTGATCGACGCGGCGCGCACCCTGCAATTTCGCTCTATCAACATTGACCTGATCTACGGTTTGCCCAAACAGACCCCGGAGAATTTCGCCCGCACCGTCGAGGAAGTCATCAGCCTGCAACCGGATCGGTTGTCGGTGTTCAACTACGCACACCTGCCGGAACGCTTCATGCCGCAGCGGCGGATCAACGGCAACGAACTGCCGAGCCCGACGCAAAAACTGGAAATGCTGCAACGCACCATCGAACAACTGACCGCCGCCGGCTATCGCTACATCGGTATGGATCACTTCGCCCTGCCCGACGATGAGCTGGCGATTGCCCAGGAAGAATCGACCCTGCAACGCAACTTTCAGGGCTACACCACCCACGGTCATTGCGACCTGATCGGCCTGGGCGTGTCGGCCATCAGCCAGATCGGCGACCTGTACTGCCAGAACAGCAGCGACCTCAATCAATACCAGAACACCCTTGCGGGTGCGCAACTGGCCACCAGCCGTGGCCTGGTGTGCAACACCGACGATCGCCTGCGCCGCGTGGTGATTCAGCAACTGATCTGCAATTTCAGCCTGGACTTCGCCGAGATCGAGCGCAGCTTCAACATCGATTTTCAGGGCTACTTCGGCGCGCTCTGGCCGCAGTTGCAAGGTATGGCAAAGGACGGGCTGATCGAACTGGATCGCGAACGGATCAGCGTGCTGCCGGCCGGACGTCTGCTGGTGCGTTCGGTGTGCATGGTGTTCGACGCGTATCTGGAGCAGCAGAATCGCCAGCGCTTCTCGCGGGTGATTTAG
- a CDS encoding YopT-type cysteine protease domain-containing protein, with translation MPLSQEAFARGTQNIGAHFVEFDQSQLENRAYMARGVCRSLSIVWIRNQKLRSQNQPRPAWEGPNGQMEEVSWLAEQQHAGKTLEMTEAFLRSFGLRPNGMTFFPQQFDNAKFWFFLKALPGYYLVGRDDPGLGPGHEVAIRTDGNIKLFDPNYGEVTFADVDDLQTFFTQYWPRAYPELANGGGSIFRYV, from the coding sequence ATGCCGCTATCCCAGGAAGCTTTTGCGAGAGGAACTCAGAACATCGGCGCGCACTTCGTTGAGTTCGACCAATCACAACTGGAGAATCGGGCGTACATGGCACGTGGAGTGTGCCGATCACTCAGCATCGTCTGGATCAGAAACCAGAAGCTTAGAAGCCAGAATCAACCCCGCCCCGCCTGGGAAGGTCCGAACGGGCAGATGGAGGAAGTCAGTTGGCTGGCCGAACAACAACACGCCGGCAAAACCCTGGAGATGACCGAAGCCTTTCTGCGCTCATTCGGATTGCGACCCAATGGCATGACCTTCTTTCCACAACAGTTCGATAACGCCAAGTTCTGGTTCTTCCTGAAAGCACTCCCCGGCTACTACCTGGTCGGACGTGATGATCCCGGCCTGGGGCCCGGGCACGAGGTTGCAATCCGAACTGACGGCAACATCAAGCTGTTTGATCCCAACTACGGTGAAGTGACATTTGCCGACGTGGACGACCTGCAAACCTTTTTCACCCAATATTGGCCACGAGCCTATCCGGAGCTTGCCAACGGCGGCGGAAGCATCTTCCGCTATGTCTGA
- the dnaX gene encoding DNA polymerase III subunit gamma/tau, with translation MSYQVLARKWRPRSFREMVGQTHVLKALINALDSQRLHHAYLFTGTRGVGKTTIARIIAKCLNCETGITSSPCGECSVCREIDEGRFVDLIEIDAASRTKVEDTRELLDNVQYAPSRGRFKVYLIDEVHMLSSHSFNALLKTLEEPPPYVKFILATTDPQKLPATILSRCLQFSLKNMTPERVVEHLTHVLGAENVPFEDDALWLLGRAADGSMRDAMSLTDQAIAFGEGKVLAADVRAMLGTLDHGQVYDVLHALIEGDAKALLEAVRHLAEQGPDWNGVLSEILNVLHRVAIAQALPEGVDNGHGDRDRVLALAQALPAEDVQFYYQMGLIGRRDLPLAPDPRGGFEMVLLRMLAFRPADTADAPRQPLKPVGISQATVDSANSVAAAPKPAAVVAAAVAPAPVVAPAPEPVPEPAPVAPVIAPEPVPEPEPEPVAVEEVVDLPWNDPVEPAPVQQPAVEPVLETTAEQPDLPPMPLPTPDSVVPDAPEWAAAPIPEPSVAEVDAATPGMDMDDEPPLDEDYIEPDMDSAYSYLDDLASEHAADPVPEPEPEPAAAPATGLALQWLELFPKLPISGMTGSIAANCTLIAVDGDNWLMHLDPAHSALFNATQQRRLNDALNQYHGRTLNLSMELIKPEQETPAQAASRRRANRQREAEESIHGDPFIQQMVQQFGAVVRHDTIEPVDALVSQG, from the coding sequence ATGAGTTATCAGGTTCTTGCACGTAAATGGCGTCCGCGCTCGTTCCGCGAAATGGTCGGCCAGACCCATGTGCTCAAGGCTCTGATCAATGCCTTGGACAGCCAGCGGCTGCACCACGCCTACCTGTTCACTGGTACGCGGGGGGTCGGCAAGACCACGATTGCGCGGATCATCGCCAAATGCCTGAACTGTGAAACAGGTATCACTTCCAGCCCGTGCGGCGAGTGTTCGGTGTGCCGCGAGATCGATGAAGGGCGCTTTGTCGACCTGATCGAGATCGACGCCGCGAGCCGGACTAAGGTCGAGGACACCCGCGAGCTGCTCGACAACGTGCAGTACGCCCCGAGCCGCGGTCGCTTCAAGGTCTACCTGATCGACGAAGTGCACATGCTCTCCAGCCATTCCTTCAATGCGCTGCTGAAAACCCTCGAAGAGCCGCCGCCCTACGTCAAGTTCATCTTGGCGACCACCGATCCGCAGAAACTTCCGGCAACGATTTTGTCGCGATGCCTGCAATTCTCCCTGAAGAACATGACGCCTGAGCGGGTGGTCGAGCATCTGACCCACGTTCTCGGCGCCGAAAACGTGCCGTTCGAAGACGACGCCCTGTGGCTGCTCGGCCGCGCGGCCGACGGTTCGATGCGCGACGCCATGAGCCTGACCGATCAGGCCATCGCCTTCGGTGAAGGCAAGGTGTTGGCCGCCGATGTGCGGGCGATGCTCGGTACGCTGGATCACGGCCAGGTCTATGACGTGCTGCACGCGCTGATCGAAGGGGACGCCAAGGCGTTGCTCGAAGCCGTGCGTCATCTGGCCGAACAAGGGCCGGACTGGAACGGCGTGCTCTCGGAAATTCTCAACGTGCTGCACCGCGTCGCCATCGCCCAGGCCTTGCCGGAAGGTGTCGACAACGGCCACGGCGACCGTGACCGGGTGTTGGCACTGGCCCAGGCCTTGCCGGCCGAAGACGTGCAGTTCTATTACCAGATGGGGCTGATCGGTCGTCGCGACTTGCCGCTGGCACCGGATCCGCGTGGCGGTTTCGAAATGGTCCTGCTGCGGATGCTGGCTTTCCGGCCGGCGGACACGGCGGACGCCCCGAGGCAACCGCTAAAGCCAGTGGGGATCAGCCAGGCCACAGTTGATTCCGCAAACTCAGTGGCTGCCGCGCCGAAACCTGCGGCGGTAGTTGCTGCGGCTGTTGCGCCGGCTCCGGTGGTTGCACCTGCGCCAGAGCCTGTACCCGAGCCCGCACCGGTTGCCCCGGTGATTGCGCCTGAACCCGTGCCTGAGCCGGAACCAGAACCGGTCGCCGTTGAGGAAGTCGTCGATCTGCCCTGGAATGACCCGGTAGAACCGGCACCTGTGCAGCAGCCAGCGGTCGAGCCGGTGCTGGAAACAACCGCCGAGCAGCCTGACTTGCCGCCAATGCCGCTGCCGACCCCGGACAGCGTCGTGCCGGACGCACCAGAGTGGGCCGCGGCGCCGATCCCCGAACCGTCGGTGGCCGAGGTCGATGCCGCCACGCCGGGCATGGACATGGACGACGAGCCACCCCTCGACGAGGACTACATCGAGCCGGACATGGATTCGGCCTACAGTTACCTCGACGATCTGGCCAGCGAACACGCGGCCGATCCGGTCCCGGAGCCCGAGCCGGAACCCGCCGCCGCGCCGGCCACCGGTCTGGCCCTGCAATGGCTGGAGCTGTTCCCGAAACTGCCGATCTCCGGCATGACCGGCAGCATCGCTGCTAACTGCACGCTGATCGCGGTCGATGGCGACAACTGGCTGATGCACCTGGACCCGGCCCACAGCGCCTTGTTCAACGCCACTCAGCAACGTCGTCTGAACGATGCCTTGAACCAGTACCACGGTCGCACGCTGAACCTGAGCATGGAGCTGATCAAGCCCGAGCAGGAAACCCCGGCCCAGGCCGCCTCCCGGCGCCGTGCCAACCGTCAGCGCGAGGCGGAGGAGTCGATCCACGGCGATCCGTTCATCCAGCAGATGGTCCAGCAGTTCGGTGCGGTCGTGCGACACGATACTATTGAACCTGTCGACGCCCTGGTCAGTCAGGGCTAA
- a CDS encoding acyl-CoA dehydrogenase family protein: MPAFQEYFDSSHQMVRDSVRRFVEREILPDIDAWEEAESFPRELYLKAGAAGILGIGYPEALGGSHEGDLFAKIAASEELMRCGSGGLVAGLGSLDIGLPPIVKWARPEVRDRVVPQVLSGEKISALAVTEPGGGSDVANLQTRAVRDGDHYRVSGSKTFITSGVRADYYTVAVRTGAPGFGGISLLLIEKGTSGFTVGRQLKKMGWWASDTAELFFDDCRVPVGNLIGAENMGFACIMGNFQSERLALALMANMTAQLALEESLKWAKERQAFGKPIGKFQVIKHRLAEMATALEVSREFTYRQAAKMAAGQSVIKEISMAKNFATDTSDRITNEAVQILGGLGYMRESLVERLYRDNRILSIGGGTREVMNEIISKQMGL; the protein is encoded by the coding sequence ATGCCCGCCTTCCAGGAATACTTCGACTCCAGCCACCAAATGGTCCGCGACAGCGTCAGACGTTTCGTCGAACGCGAAATTCTGCCGGACATCGATGCGTGGGAAGAAGCCGAAAGCTTCCCCCGTGAGCTGTACCTCAAGGCCGGTGCGGCCGGCATCCTCGGCATCGGTTATCCCGAAGCGCTGGGCGGCAGTCACGAAGGTGATCTGTTCGCCAAGATCGCCGCCAGCGAAGAACTCATGCGTTGTGGTTCTGGTGGTTTGGTGGCTGGGCTTGGTTCGCTGGATATCGGTCTGCCGCCCATCGTCAAATGGGCCCGGCCCGAAGTCCGCGACCGCGTCGTCCCCCAAGTGCTCAGCGGCGAGAAAATCAGCGCGCTGGCGGTGACCGAGCCGGGCGGCGGCTCCGACGTCGCCAACCTGCAGACCCGCGCCGTACGCGATGGCGATCACTATCGGGTCAGCGGCAGCAAAACCTTCATCACCAGTGGCGTACGCGCGGATTACTACACCGTTGCGGTGCGTACCGGTGCGCCCGGTTTTGGCGGCATCAGCCTGCTGTTGATCGAGAAGGGCACGTCCGGTTTTACCGTCGGTCGGCAGCTGAAGAAAATGGGCTGGTGGGCGTCGGACACGGCTGAATTGTTCTTCGACGATTGCCGGGTGCCTGTGGGAAACCTGATCGGCGCGGAGAACATGGGGTTTGCCTGCATCATGGGCAACTTTCAGAGCGAGCGGCTGGCTTTGGCGCTAATGGCCAACATGACCGCGCAACTGGCGCTGGAAGAGAGCCTGAAATGGGCGAAGGAGCGGCAGGCGTTCGGCAAACCCATCGGCAAGTTCCAGGTGATCAAGCATCGCCTCGCGGAAATGGCCACGGCGCTGGAAGTCTCACGGGAGTTCACCTACCGGCAGGCAGCGAAGATGGCGGCGGGGCAGAGCGTGATCAAGGAAATCTCCATGGCCAAGAACTTCGCCACGGACACCTCGGACCGCATTACCAACGAAGCTGTACAGATTCTTGGCGGGCTGGGTTATATGCGCGAAAGCCTGGTGGAGCGGCTGTATCGGGATAACCGCATCTTGTCGATTGGCGGCGGGACGCGGGAAGTGATGAACGAGATCATCAGTAAGCAGATGGGGCTGTAA
- a CDS encoding YbaB/EbfC family nucleoid-associated protein, whose translation MMKGGMAGLMKQAQQMQEKMAKMQEELANAEVTGKAGGDLVTVVMTGRHDVKKVSIDPSVLPGLDEDDREVVEDLVAAAVNAAVRQIEANSQSKMGSMTAGMNLPAGMKLPF comes from the coding sequence ATGATGAAAGGTGGCATGGCCGGCCTGATGAAGCAGGCACAGCAGATGCAGGAAAAAATGGCCAAGATGCAGGAAGAGCTGGCCAACGCAGAAGTCACCGGCAAGGCCGGCGGCGATCTGGTCACTGTGGTGATGACCGGTCGTCATGACGTGAAAAAAGTCAGCATCGATCCGAGCGTACTGCCGGGCCTGGACGAAGATGACCGTGAAGTGGTCGAAGATCTGGTTGCCGCTGCCGTCAACGCCGCCGTGCGTCAGATCGAAGCCAACAGCCAGTCGAAAATGGGCAGCATGACTGCTGGCATGAACCTGCCGGCCGGTATGAAACTGCCGTTCTGA
- the recR gene encoding recombination mediator RecR, with amino-acid sequence MSFSPLIRQLIDALRILPGVGQKTAQRMALQLLERDRSGGTRLAQALSQAMEGVGHCRQCRTLTEDDLCPQCADTRRDDTLLCVVEGPMDVYAVEQTGFRGRYFVLKGHLSPLDGLGPEAIGIPQLMTRIEEAGTFTEVILATNPTVEGEATAHYIAQLLNNKGLIASRIAHGVPLGGELELVDGGTLAHSFAGRKPIPL; translated from the coding sequence ATGAGCTTCAGCCCTTTGATTCGCCAATTGATCGACGCCCTGCGAATTCTGCCGGGTGTGGGTCAGAAAACTGCCCAGCGTATGGCGTTGCAACTGCTCGAGCGTGACCGCAGCGGCGGCACGCGCCTGGCCCAGGCCTTGAGCCAGGCCATGGAGGGGGTTGGACACTGCCGTCAGTGTCGCACGCTGACCGAAGACGATCTGTGCCCGCAATGCGCCGACACACGCCGTGATGACACGTTGCTGTGCGTGGTGGAAGGTCCGATGGATGTCTATGCGGTCGAGCAGACCGGATTCCGGGGTCGCTATTTCGTGCTCAAGGGGCATTTGTCGCCGCTGGACGGGCTCGGCCCGGAGGCCATCGGCATTCCGCAGTTGATGACACGGATCGAAGAGGCGGGCACCTTCACCGAAGTTATCCTCGCCACCAACCCGACCGTGGAAGGTGAAGCGACGGCGCACTACATCGCGCAATTGCTCAACAACAAAGGTCTGATCGCCTCGCGCATCGCTCACGGCGTACCGTTGGGTGGCGAACTGGAACTGGTGGACGGCGGCACGCTGGCTCACTCGTTTGCCGGACGCAAGCCGATTCCCCTCTGA